One Candidatus Schekmanbacteria bacterium DNA segment encodes these proteins:
- a CDS encoding thiamine pyrophosphate-dependent dehydrogenase E1 component subunit alpha produces the protein MAQIDNDTRLALYRTMVKIRKFEEKVSENFLAGQIPGFIHLSIGQEAVSAGACHALKKDDYILTTHRGHGQCIAKGADIKSMMAEIFGRATGFCKGKGGSMHLATMDVGILGANGIVGGGIPIAVGAAFSAKYRKSGQVAVSFFGDGATGEGTFHGALNMASIWSLPIIFVCENNGWAEFSPKPIHMDIENVSQRAKAYGNVASEIVDGNDPEAVLAGMERAAARARKGEGPTLLECMTTRFRGHYEGDPQKYRPKEELDALASKDAIPRYRKKLIENKILTEESAAKIDAEIAALIDETLEYAKNSPLPEIEEALKDVYV, from the coding sequence ATGGCACAGATAGATAATGATACCCGGCTCGCCCTGTACAGGACGATGGTGAAGATCAGGAAGTTCGAGGAAAAAGTCTCAGAAAATTTTCTTGCAGGTCAGATACCCGGCTTTATTCACTTAAGCATCGGGCAGGAGGCTGTATCTGCCGGAGCCTGCCATGCGTTAAAAAAAGATGACTACATATTGACGACACATAGAGGTCACGGGCAATGCATAGCAAAGGGCGCAGACATCAAATCAATGATGGCTGAGATATTCGGAAGGGCGACAGGATTTTGCAAGGGGAAGGGGGGCTCAATGCACCTTGCCACAATGGATGTTGGGATATTAGGCGCAAACGGTATAGTTGGCGGGGGAATACCGATAGCTGTGGGCGCTGCTTTCAGTGCAAAATACCGGAAGAGCGGGCAGGTTGCCGTATCTTTCTTCGGCGATGGAGCAACAGGGGAAGGGACATTTCACGGAGCCCTTAATATGGCTTCTATCTGGAGCCTTCCAATAATTTTTGTATGCGAGAACAATGGCTGGGCAGAATTCTCACCAAAGCCTATACACATGGATATTGAGAATGTTTCCCAGAGGGCAAAGGCTTACGGGAACGTGGCATCAGAGATAGTTGACGGAAATGATCCTGAGGCAGTTCTTGCTGGTATGGAAAGAGCCGCCGCAAGGGCAAGAAAGGGGGAGGGACCGACGCTCCTTGAATGCATGACAACCAGATTCAGGGGACACTATGAAGGAGACCCCCAGAAATACAGGCCAAAAGAGGAACTCGATGCCTTAGCATCCAAGGATGCTATCCCAAGATACAGGAAAAAACTCATTGAGAATAAGATCCTCACAGAGGAGAGCGCGGCAAAGATAGACGCTGAAATAGCTGCACTCATCGATGAGACGCTTGAATATGCAAAGAACAGTCCGCTCCCTGAGATCGAGGAAGCGCTAAAAGACGTTTACGTGTAA
- a CDS encoding transposase has translation MPRIARVVASGYPHHVTQRGNYRQTVFETEDDYLLYLKWLREYSKQYDIEIWAYCLMNNHVHFVCVPGKEDSLARTFNTLHMRYAQHINKRRKSNGHLWQGRFYSAILDEAHVYTAVRYVENNPLRAGIVKTAEDYKWSSAKEHIDGLQEGIVSGKCYLLTEISNWKSYLLEKENITMIERIKKCSMTGRPCGDESFIGKLEEKFARQLNALPHGRPRKKEK, from the coding sequence ATGCCAAGAATAGCAAGAGTCGTAGCCAGTGGATATCCGCACCATGTCACTCAGCGCGGTAATTACCGTCAAACAGTATTCGAAACTGAGGATGACTACCTGCTTTATTTGAAATGGCTCAGGGAATACAGTAAGCAGTATGACATTGAGATCTGGGCATATTGTCTTATGAATAATCATGTTCATTTTGTCTGCGTTCCAGGGAAAGAAGATTCCCTTGCCCGCACCTTCAATACACTTCATATGAGATATGCACAGCATATAAACAAACGCAGAAAGTCGAACGGTCATCTCTGGCAGGGAAGATTTTATTCCGCAATCCTTGATGAAGCGCACGTGTATACGGCTGTTCGATACGTAGAAAACAATCCCCTCCGCGCAGGGATAGTTAAAACTGCGGAAGACTACAAATGGTCAAGCGCAAAGGAGCATATAGACGGCCTACAGGAAGGTATTGTCTCAGGGAAATGTTACCTGCTGACAGAGATAAGCAACTGGAAAAGCTATTTGCTGGAGAAAGAAAACATAACTATGATAGAGCGCATCAAAAAGTGTTCCATGACCGGGCGCCCATGCGGAGATGAGTCATTTATTGGAAAGCTGGAGGAGAAATTTGCCCGGCAGTTAAATGCCTTGCCTCATGGAAGACCTCGGAAGAAAGAAAAATAA
- a CDS encoding hydratase, with the protein MVKESKPAQKVKIPACCPVPEYPGARDKGKESLVKVAALQMEPEIGNREKNVNESLRLIKEAAKKGVKLAVLPELCNTGYIYNSRAEAFACAEQVPDGPTSKAWAKAAKEWDIYICAGITEREENRLYNAVAVFGPEGFIGRYRKTHLWNEEKLWFTPGDVGYPVFELPFGKIGCRICYDGWFPEVTRIYMAQGVDIICDSTNWVIVPGIQTPEKPAAAYTASALSLMSSVFTICADRIGVERGCTYLGNSCVIDTAGNFVSGPASFDKPEVVIAEINLMIARYRHWSDFNNPFTDRRTDVYDNLLGYKPPEKK; encoded by the coding sequence ATGGTTAAAGAAAGTAAGCCTGCGCAGAAAGTAAAAATACCTGCCTGCTGTCCTGTGCCTGAATATCCCGGAGCAAGGGATAAGGGGAAGGAAAGCCTTGTAAAAGTGGCAGCCCTTCAGATGGAGCCTGAAATTGGAAACAGGGAAAAGAATGTTAACGAATCTCTAAGGCTCATAAAAGAAGCGGCAAAAAAAGGAGTAAAGCTCGCAGTCCTTCCTGAACTTTGCAACACTGGTTATATATATAATTCAAGGGCAGAGGCATTTGCCTGCGCCGAGCAGGTACCTGACGGCCCTACATCAAAGGCATGGGCGAAGGCTGCGAAGGAATGGGATATCTATATCTGTGCAGGCATTACTGAGCGCGAAGAGAACAGGCTTTATAATGCTGTCGCGGTTTTCGGGCCTGAAGGATTTATCGGCAGGTACAGAAAGACCCATCTCTGGAACGAGGAGAAGCTGTGGTTTACCCCCGGTGATGTCGGCTATCCCGTATTTGAGCTCCCCTTTGGAAAAATCGGATGCAGGATCTGCTACGATGGATGGTTCCCTGAAGTGACTCGTATTTATATGGCACAGGGGGTTGACATTATCTGTGATTCTACTAATTGGGTAATCGTGCCCGGAATCCAGACTCCTGAAAAACCGGCGGCTGCCTATACGGCAAGCGCTCTTTCTCTGATGAGCAGTGTGTTCACCATCTGCGCCGACCGCATAGGAGTTGAAAGGGGATGCACTTATCTTGGAAACAGTTGCGTAATCGACACTGCCGGCAATTTTGTCAGTGGTCCCGCATCGTTTGACAAGCCAGAGGTGGTCATCGCTGAGATAAACCTCATGATTGCAAGGTACCGCCACTGGTCAGATTTTAACAATCCGTTTACAGACAGAAGAACAGATGTATATGACAATCTCCTTGGCTACAAGCCCCCGGAAAAAAAATAG
- a CDS encoding enoyl-CoA hydratase/isomerase family protein, whose protein sequence is MGWEYFLVEVEEEIALVTINRPKVLNAVDFNVIKEAGVLFRELEERSDVRAIILTGAGEKAFIAGGDIAAMNALSMDEAHKFVATGQRVISDIERSSKLTIAAINGFALGGGTEIAMGFDLRIASEKAMLGLPEVSVGLIAGWGGTQRLSRLIGKGRAKYYIFTGEMIQAAEAEKIGLVNKVVPPEELIPTCKKIAKKILNNSPIAVLQSKKSINEGLNMSLDQGQKYEADAWLVNYATSDRNEGLSAFLEKRKPQFKGK, encoded by the coding sequence ATGGGATGGGAATACTTTCTTGTTGAGGTTGAAGAAGAGATAGCCCTTGTTACTATCAACCGCCCTAAAGTTTTGAATGCAGTAGATTTCAATGTAATAAAGGAAGCCGGCGTTCTTTTCAGGGAGCTTGAAGAGAGAAGCGATGTAAGGGCAATAATCCTTACAGGCGCCGGCGAAAAGGCTTTCATAGCAGGAGGCGACATTGCCGCAATGAACGCCCTCTCCATGGACGAGGCGCATAAGTTCGTAGCCACTGGCCAGCGGGTGATATCTGACATTGAAAGAAGCAGCAAGCTCACAATCGCAGCCATAAATGGATTTGCCTTAGGCGGCGGGACCGAGATAGCAATGGGATTTGATCTTCGTATCGCATCGGAAAAAGCAATGCTCGGACTCCCCGAAGTCTCGGTAGGATTGATAGCAGGATGGGGGGGCACACAGAGGCTTTCAAGATTGATAGGAAAGGGAAGGGCAAAATATTATATCTTCACGGGTGAGATGATACAGGCTGCAGAAGCTGAAAAGATAGGGCTTGTAAATAAGGTCGTTCCTCCTGAAGAGCTTATACCAACATGCAAAAAGATAGCGAAGAAAATATTAAACAACAGCCCCATAGCAGTTTTGCAATCCAAGAAATCAATAAATGAAGGGCTTAACATGTCTTTAGACCAGGGGCAAAAATACGAGGCAGATGCATGGCTTGTAAATTATGCCACTTCAGACCGCAACGAGGGACTAAGCGCATTTCTTGAAAAGAGAAAGCCCCAATTCAAGGGAAAGTAA
- a CDS encoding alpha-ketoacid dehydrogenase subunit beta, whose product MAETRYVRAVNDALKEEMERDSSVFIAGEDVALAGGSFSATRGLVEQFGASRVIDTPIEESGIVGLAIGAALTGLRPVVEIMFMDFITVAMDQIVNQAAKIRYMFGGKPKLPLVIRTQCGAGLSAGPQHSQSLEAWFAHVPGLKVIMPSTVYDVKGLLKAAIRDDNPVIFIENKTLYGLKGETPDGDYTIPIGKGDVKRQGKDVTVVATSRMVHQALKAAEKLAAEGIELEVIDPRTISPLDTDIILESVKKTGRAVVAFEEVKFCGFGAEVSALISEEGFKSLKAPVQRVGAPFCPVPFSKPLEAFYLPGEKCIVDAVKRIYEAK is encoded by the coding sequence ATGGCTGAAACCAGATATGTACGCGCAGTAAATGATGCCTTAAAAGAAGAGATGGAAAGAGACAGCTCGGTTTTTATTGCAGGAGAAGATGTGGCGCTTGCCGGAGGATCTTTCAGCGCTACAAGAGGATTGGTTGAGCAGTTTGGTGCGAGCCGCGTCATTGACACTCCTATTGAAGAGTCAGGGATCGTTGGGCTTGCCATAGGGGCAGCACTTACAGGGCTGCGTCCTGTTGTTGAGATAATGTTCATGGATTTTATTACTGTCGCAATGGACCAGATTGTAAATCAGGCTGCAAAAATAAGATATATGTTCGGCGGAAAACCCAAGCTGCCGCTCGTTATAAGAACTCAGTGCGGAGCCGGACTTAGCGCAGGTCCGCAGCATTCGCAAAGCTTAGAGGCATGGTTTGCCCATGTTCCGGGATTGAAGGTCATAATGCCCTCGACTGTATATGATGTGAAAGGGCTTCTTAAAGCCGCAATACGCGATGACAATCCCGTAATATTTATTGAGAACAAAACACTTTACGGGCTCAAAGGAGAAACTCCCGACGGCGACTATACGATACCGATAGGGAAGGGAGACGTAAAGAGGCAGGGGAAAGACGTAACAGTTGTTGCCACATCAAGGATGGTGCATCAGGCTTTAAAGGCAGCAGAAAAACTTGCGGCAGAAGGGATTGAGCTTGAGGTAATAGACCCGCGGACAATCTCGCCCCTTGATACGGATATCATACTTGAGTCTGTAAAAAAGACAGGCCGTGCCGTTGTCGCATTTGAAGAGGTTAAATTCTGCGGTTTCGGCGCAGAGGTTTCGGCCTTAATCTCAGAAGAAGGCTTTAAGAGCCTTAAAGCGCCGGTACAAAGAGTGGGTGCGCCATTCTGCCCGGTGCCTTTCAGCAAGCCTCTTGAGGCATTTTATCTCCCCGGAGAGAAATGCATTGTTGATGCTGTAAAAAGGATTTACGAGGCAAAATAA
- a CDS encoding radical SAM protein has protein sequence MGAVPIFHPCFNVDAAGSSARMHLPVAPLCNIQCNYCNRLFDCANESRPGVTSNVLSPVEALEKVKEVVKKIPKLTTVGIAGPGDALANPDLTFKTLSLIRNHYPHLNYCMATNGLNIPLYINDIVKCGVNFITVTVNATDTATASKIYQQVTFNGAVYEGEEASRILLKNQIEGIRLLLERKINVKINSVLIPGINDSHLKELANEMKNKGVSLINIIPMINVKGSAFENHPIPSQEFYKAFIASLQNEVPLMKHCRLCRADEIGFLDDTNYNKRPGKRYSPEAIPENDRVAVASRTGKLVDEHFGRAETFYIYELNESGFIFIEKRNVKKFCSGRKTCVEEGDALNRIIMMISDCSYLICSMAGGKAEFHLKGAGITPSYFYGPIDEALFSIKMRDNLTPCQSF, from the coding sequence ATGGGCGCTGTCCCTATTTTTCATCCTTGCTTCAATGTTGATGCAGCAGGCAGTTCCGCAAGGATGCACCTTCCGGTAGCGCCTCTATGCAACATACAGTGCAACTACTGTAACCGTCTCTTCGACTGCGCCAATGAAAGCAGGCCCGGCGTGACTAGCAACGTATTATCTCCGGTTGAGGCTTTGGAAAAAGTAAAAGAAGTCGTAAAAAAAATCCCCAAATTGACTACCGTAGGTATCGCGGGCCCCGGAGACGCTCTTGCAAATCCTGATTTAACTTTTAAGACTCTATCATTAATAAGAAATCATTATCCGCATCTGAACTATTGCATGGCCACAAATGGCCTCAACATTCCCTTATATATAAATGATATAGTTAAATGCGGGGTGAACTTTATTACCGTCACCGTAAATGCCACTGACACAGCTACAGCATCAAAGATTTATCAACAAGTGACTTTTAACGGAGCCGTATATGAAGGAGAAGAAGCCTCCCGCATTCTCCTAAAAAACCAGATTGAAGGGATAAGGCTTCTTCTGGAAAGAAAAATAAATGTAAAAATAAATTCCGTACTTATTCCCGGCATAAACGACAGTCATCTAAAAGAATTGGCAAATGAAATGAAAAACAAGGGGGTAAGTTTAATAAATATAATTCCCATGATAAATGTTAAAGGCTCTGCCTTTGAAAACCATCCCATCCCGTCGCAGGAATTTTATAAAGCCTTTATCGCATCACTTCAAAATGAAGTCCCGCTGATGAAGCACTGCCGCCTTTGCAGGGCAGACGAGATAGGATTTTTAGATGATACTAACTATAATAAAAGACCGGGCAAAAGATATTCACCGGAAGCAATCCCGGAAAACGACAGAGTGGCTGTTGCAAGCAGGACAGGAAAATTGGTAGATGAACATTTCGGGAGGGCAGAAACCTTCTACATCTATGAGTTAAATGAGAGCGGCTTTATTTTCATAGAAAAAAGGAATGTGAAAAAATTCTGCAGCGGCCGCAAAACCTGCGTTGAAGAAGGAGATGCCCTCAATCGTATCATAATGATGATAAGCGATTGCTCATACCTAATCTGTTCAATGGCAGGAGGTAAAGCTGAATTTCATCTAAAAGGAGCTGGAATCACTCCAAGTTATTTTTACGGGCCAATAGATGAAGCTCTTTTCAGCATCAAAATGAGAGATAATTTAACTCCCTGTCAGTCTTTCTAA
- a CDS encoding PAS domain S-box protein has translation MNTTTHPHLGLMLRYGLAVGATAAAMILRQVLEVWVGHGLPAYITFYPIIMVIALLGGLGPVLLATVFSDVIVAYWILSPVGQFAITSPVDRLGLVVFSSMGLFMGVVSVIYQRYRNKATEYDREAVVRANRERLAAFAEATFEGIVESEKGRIVDCNVQFARMMGYSITELKGMEMANLIVPEDQDRVIENTQQYRKSAIEHVMLRKDGTRVVVEAQGSLISLGSTRQHIALRDITESKRMEEELLHRQEDLSRAQEVGSMGSWRLDVRRNVLTWTDENYHIFGIPRGTPLTYETFLSTVHPDDREYVDTQWKAGLRGEPYDIEHRLVVDGSIKWVREKAYLEFDKNGVLLGGFGITQDITERKKTEDALRKATADLARSNEELKQFAYVASHDLQEPLRSISSFLKLLESRYKDSLDDNAREYIGYAVDGAVRMSQLISGMLDLSRMDLNAKNLRPTDSGAALAAALANLHITIQRDSATVTCNKLPLVLADGTLLTQIFQNLVGNAIKFRSPDRPNKVQIGSEKRDHHWLFWVRDNGIGIDAKHLERIFLIFQRLHTRQEYPGTGMGLAICKKIVDWHGGTIWVESKLGEGSTFFFTLPEK, from the coding sequence ATGAACACTACGACTCATCCCCATCTGGGATTGATGTTGCGCTATGGCCTGGCAGTCGGAGCGACGGCAGCGGCAATGATTCTGAGGCAGGTCCTGGAGGTTTGGGTAGGCCATGGATTGCCCGCCTATATCACGTTCTATCCAATAATCATGGTGATAGCATTGCTGGGCGGTCTTGGGCCTGTATTGCTGGCCACTGTATTTTCAGATGTGATCGTAGCGTATTGGATCCTGTCGCCGGTAGGGCAATTCGCCATCACGTCGCCCGTTGACCGCCTGGGGCTGGTAGTTTTTTCCAGTATGGGTTTGTTCATGGGCGTAGTCTCCGTAATCTACCAGCGCTACCGAAACAAGGCCACGGAGTATGATCGTGAGGCAGTCGTGCGCGCAAACCGTGAACGGTTGGCTGCGTTTGCTGAGGCTACCTTCGAAGGGATCGTCGAAAGCGAAAAGGGACGTATTGTAGACTGCAACGTGCAGTTCGCCCGGATGATGGGCTACTCGATCACCGAGTTAAAAGGTATGGAGATGGCCAATCTGATTGTCCCCGAAGACCAGGACCGGGTGATAGAGAATACCCAACAGTACAGGAAATCAGCGATCGAACATGTCATGCTCCGAAAGGATGGCACGCGGGTTGTCGTCGAAGCGCAAGGCAGTCTCATCTCTCTGGGGAGTACAAGACAGCACATCGCGCTCCGAGACATCACCGAGAGCAAGCGGATGGAGGAGGAGCTGTTGCACAGGCAGGAGGACCTGAGCCGCGCTCAGGAAGTGGGAAGCATGGGAAGCTGGAGGCTCGATGTCAGGAGAAATGTGCTTACATGGACTGACGAGAACTATCACATCTTCGGAATTCCCAGGGGAACACCTCTGACCTACGAGACGTTTCTTTCCACTGTGCACCCGGATGACCGTGAGTATGTCGATACACAATGGAAGGCAGGGCTTCGCGGCGAGCCTTACGACATCGAACACCGGCTCGTTGTGGATGGTAGTATCAAGTGGGTTCGCGAAAAAGCGTATCTCGAGTTCGACAAGAATGGTGTGTTGCTGGGCGGATTCGGCATTACTCAGGACATCACGGAGCGCAAAAAAACGGAGGATGCGCTACGGAAAGCGACCGCAGATCTGGCACGCTCGAATGAAGAATTAAAACAGTTCGCCTATGTCGCCTCGCACGACTTGCAGGAGCCTTTGCGTTCGATCAGCAGCTTTCTCAAATTACTGGAGTCGCGGTATAAGGACAGTCTGGACGATAATGCCCGTGAATACATCGGCTATGCCGTAGATGGCGCAGTGCGGATGTCGCAACTTATCTCTGGAATGCTGGATTTGAGCCGGATGGACCTCAACGCCAAAAACCTCCGGCCCACTGATTCCGGGGCTGCGCTGGCTGCTGCACTGGCCAATCTGCATATTACCATCCAAAGGGACTCCGCTACCGTGACCTGCAACAAACTGCCCTTAGTCCTTGCTGACGGTACTTTGCTGACCCAGATCTTCCAGAATCTCGTCGGTAATGCGATTAAGTTCCGCAGTCCTGACCGACCAAACAAAGTACAAATCGGCAGCGAAAAAAGAGACCATCACTGGCTCTTTTGGGTCCGCGACAATGGAATAGGAATCGACGCCAAACATCTTGAGCGTATCTTCCTGATCTTCCAACGGCTGCACACACGCCAGGAATACCCGGGCACAGGCATGGGTCTGGCAATCTGTAAAAAAATCGTGGATTGGCACGGCGGCACTATCTGGGTCGAATCGAAGCTCGGCGAGGGATCCACATTCTTCTTCACACTTCCCGAAAAATAG
- a CDS encoding 2,3-butanediol dehydrogenase, giving the protein MKAAVWFGRDDVRVTDVPEPQASKGQVKIKVKVCGICGSDLHEYRSGPVIIPKKPHPLTGKEPPVTLGHEFAGDVVEVGEGVKNVNIGDRVTVNACLVCHECYWCKKGQFNLCAKLGSIGLCDNGGFADYVVVPDYTCYKLPDNVSYDAGSFVEPLAVAVHAVKRSRIKPGDIVAIVGAGPIGLLVLQSALASGAGKVFVVEPMPSRRELAKKLGATEVFNPTEGDAGKMIHALTDGLRADIVFECVGKPASLDTAIKVSGKGARLVIAGIFTQPVEFQFIRMQSHEKELIGSSAYPDEFPAAIAFLADGRVKVEPLITGKIKLNEIIDRGFKELIQNPEKNIKILVNP; this is encoded by the coding sequence ATGAAAGCAGCAGTCTGGTTTGGAAGAGACGATGTGAGAGTAACAGATGTTCCGGAGCCGCAAGCCAGTAAGGGACAGGTAAAAATAAAGGTTAAGGTATGCGGGATCTGTGGTTCAGATCTCCATGAATACCGGTCAGGCCCGGTAATCATCCCCAAAAAACCCCATCCTCTTACGGGAAAAGAACCTCCTGTCACGCTGGGGCACGAGTTTGCCGGCGATGTTGTAGAAGTCGGCGAAGGAGTAAAGAATGTGAACATAGGCGACAGGGTAACTGTGAATGCATGCCTTGTCTGCCATGAGTGTTACTGGTGCAAAAAAGGGCAGTTCAATCTTTGCGCAAAACTTGGAAGCATCGGGCTTTGCGACAATGGTGGTTTTGCTGATTACGTAGTCGTTCCTGACTACACATGTTATAAACTTCCGGACAATGTATCTTACGACGCCGGTTCATTTGTTGAACCTCTTGCAGTTGCAGTTCACGCAGTAAAAAGAAGCCGCATCAAACCCGGCGATATTGTTGCCATAGTGGGCGCAGGCCCTATCGGATTGCTCGTACTCCAGTCAGCCCTTGCAAGCGGCGCAGGCAAAGTATTCGTTGTTGAACCAATGCCCTCAAGAAGGGAGCTTGCAAAAAAGCTGGGAGCCACTGAAGTTTTTAACCCGACAGAAGGCGATGCCGGAAAGATGATACATGCTCTGACTGACGGATTAAGGGCAGACATAGTTTTTGAATGCGTAGGCAAACCCGCTTCCCTTGATACGGCAATAAAAGTTTCAGGTAAAGGCGCACGTTTGGTCATCGCCGGTATATTCACACAGCCCGTTGAATTCCAGTTCATAAGGATGCAGTCCCATGAGAAGGAGCTTATAGGAAGCTCCGCATATCCTGATGAATTCCCGGCAGCCATAGCCTTCCTTGCAGACGGCAGGGTAAAGGTTGAACCTCTTATCACTGGAAAGATAAAGCTTAATGAAATAATTGACCGCGGGTTCAAGGAGCTCATCCAGAACCCGGAGAAGAATATTAAAATTCTTGTAAATCCATAA
- a CDS encoding acyl-CoA dehydrogenase family protein, with protein sequence MDFKLTEEQEMLKDMCRSFAEKEIMPNAEHWYKNHEFPTQVFKKMAELDLMGLLIPEEFGGANVGTVSYVAAMEEIARADQSIAATWNAHITIGSVPFVYFGTPDQKEKYLKRLAKGEILGAFGLTEANAGSDARGIATKAELVGNEWVINGTKCFITNVGTPLSYGVVILAITGLDAKGRKQFSAIIIPKDTPGFTIGKRYEKIGWNCVDTRELIFEDCHIPKENLLGQVGDGLKHFMEVLDVGRISIAALSVGLAQRAMELAISHSQNRVQFGQPICKNQAIQFKLADMAMQTECARLLTYKAAWLRDNNLPYAKEAAMAKTYASEVAVRVAEQAVQVHGGYGYTEEYAISRFYRDSKILTIGEGTNEIQRMIIARLIGC encoded by the coding sequence ATGGATTTCAAGCTCACTGAAGAACAAGAGATGCTGAAGGATATGTGCAGAAGTTTTGCTGAAAAAGAGATCATGCCCAATGCCGAGCACTGGTATAAAAACCATGAATTCCCGACCCAGGTGTTTAAGAAGATGGCAGAGCTTGACCTTATGGGACTCCTTATCCCTGAAGAATTTGGCGGAGCAAATGTGGGCACGGTTTCATACGTTGCTGCAATGGAGGAGATAGCAAGAGCCGACCAGTCGATTGCCGCTACATGGAATGCTCACATAACAATCGGCTCAGTGCCATTCGTATATTTTGGCACACCTGACCAGAAGGAAAAATATTTAAAACGCCTTGCAAAGGGCGAGATACTTGGTGCCTTCGGCCTTACCGAAGCAAATGCAGGCTCTGATGCACGCGGCATTGCAACCAAGGCAGAGCTTGTAGGCAATGAATGGGTAATCAACGGGACAAAATGTTTTATCACCAATGTCGGAACGCCTTTAAGTTACGGAGTTGTAATACTTGCCATAACAGGGCTTGATGCCAAGGGGAGAAAACAATTCAGCGCCATTATCATTCCCAAGGATACTCCCGGTTTCACCATCGGGAAAAGGTATGAAAAAATCGGCTGGAACTGCGTTGACACAAGAGAGCTTATATTCGAAGACTGCCATATTCCGAAAGAAAACCTCTTAGGACAGGTTGGAGACGGCTTAAAACATTTCATGGAAGTCCTGGATGTTGGAAGAATCAGCATTGCAGCGCTTTCAGTAGGTCTTGCCCAAAGGGCAATGGAGCTTGCTATTTCTCACAGCCAGAATAGGGTTCAGTTCGGCCAGCCCATATGCAAGAACCAGGCAATACAGTTCAAGCTTGCAGACATGGCAATGCAGACAGAATGTGCAAGGTTGTTAACTTACAAGGCAGCATGGCTCAGAGACAACAATCTTCCCTATGCAAAAGAAGCCGCTATGGCAAAAACCTATGCCTCAGAGGTTGCCGTAAGAGTGGCAGAGCAGGCAGTGCAGGTGCACGGCGGCTATGGTTACACTGAAGAGTATGCCATATCAAGGTTCTACAGGGATTCAAAGATCCTGACAATTGGTGAGGGAACAAACGAGATACAGAGAATGATCATAGCAAGGCTTATTGGCTGTTAA